atgtgtgtgtgtgtgtgtgtgtgtgtgtgtgtgtgttatatATAATGTATTGATATGTGCCCATGTCCCACTGAATTTTAgggctttgttttttggggggttttgtttgattgtttatCTCCCCTGTAGTGTAGCTTTTTCATTATCTTTAGATACCTGTAATTCAAAGAACTGTTGACTTGGACACTGTATGTCTTGcagatataaataaaagtaCTAAAGAAAGCATCTCATGAAATTGGCCACCATATCACGTCATGGCTGAAAGCACTGGCTAGGAAGGGTAGTGTTCCTTTGCAGTGCCTGTAGACTACTTGTCTTTTTATTGTAGGTGTGGAGGGTGCAGCTTTCCAGAGTAGACTTCCACATGACCGTATGACATCTCAAGAAGCTGCCTGCTTCCCTGATATAATCAGTGGGCCACAGCAGACTCAGAAGGTGTTTCTGTACATCAGGAACCGCACCGTAAGTTTGTCGTAAAAGTATTGGTGAAAAAAGGGTAGGAAATTTGTGTACCTTGCTAAGACTTTATGGCAGTTACCATGTCTAGCAGTTGAtggaatttttggttttgagacAGTGGGGTTGAATTTCTGGCGTCCTGTCATGCTCTCAAGTTGTTAAGATATGTGCTATCCAGTTCTTGATTAAAgcagtgctgtgagcagcatAAAGAAACTCTGGGGTACTTACAACATCCAAAACAGGGATCGAGGCTTTCCTCCTGTATTttgtaaagaatattttagaaaattgaaatcatgttaaaaaaatttcagtaggaaagcaagaaatacttcaaaaattGCTGAGTTACTATAGTTAAGAGACAGAAGAGACCTTATGCACCACTCAGTTTTTTCACAGACTGAAGATGACCAAGAAACATCATTGGGTATTGATCATGGTAGCACCCAGTGCTTAATAACTtaagttatttaaaatttatgtgtGGTGGACATCTTCACGCTAAGAGCATGACTTCTGCTGTTCCTGTAAATTTTTCCTCTAACTCAAGTTGTAACTTCTGAGAAGTCATGAGATGTGTAAAAACAGGCCAGAGCATGCCAAAGAATTTGGAAAACAATTTGCACAAAATAAATAGTGAGTAATCCTTTAACAAATGTGTTGGAAGCAGAAAAACCTTCCactgaaattaagaaattactGGAGAGAGATATTTGCATGAAAAAGCTGCACTGCTGGTCTGTGGGCCTTATTCACTACAGAGGAACTTGGAGAAGTTCCTGAGCAGGAATCCTATTTGAGGAAGGCTTGTGAGAGAAACACTTCCAGTGAGAATAGCAGAGACTGTGGAACTGCTGATATGAACCcagtgctcagcagagctgcaaactGCAGTGAGCAGCCTCTTAATTAGCCATTCACCTCAAAAAGCCTCCCAAatgataaagaaattatttcttgatCGTTCCTATTCATTATGGTTGTAggatttccattttaatttggCCTCTGTGAGGAACTGTGAAGCTCAGTAATACAACTCTAGAGAAATACCCAAATAAAGGACTAATTATAGAATACATAATGGAGTGGAAGTGCTAGTATGACCTAGATCTAGGCATGCAACAGTAAAGTTATGTATTAACTCCTGCCTCTCTGCTACAAAGTAGGAGTTCTGTGGGgaaaacagttaattttttttctatatgaaaATATAGGTGATAAATGTGACATGATACCATCGTATCATAGACAATTATTCCTGCTTGATTTTTGAACTGCAAATGTCTTGTAAATACGCTTTTTTTGTGTACATGTGGCCAGTGTAGTCCATGGTCATGTTCTATATTGGTGAAGATGGATTGGATCATTAAATGTCAGAGATCAATAAACCTTATAACATGATAAGTGCAGCTGTAGCctttatgaaaatatgaaatctgGTGCCAAAAAGACACTGCTGGCTGCACACATCTTTGTGCTACCTTGGTTCCTCTTATTTGAAATGATGTGAGATTTTCAGACTGTGTTGCACCTTAAGGAACACTGGAAGGTGAAGTTCAGTGTGGCTTGTGTAGTCCTGCCAAAGTTAAATTCATTAGAGGGCTTCATCTCCTGACAGTATTTGGTAGCACACACATGCCTGGAAAACACCTCTTTTGTATTGCTTAGTATGATATGTTGTATTGTTTGTTTAAatacagctgcagctctggttgGATAACCCAAAGATTCAGCTGACATTTGAAGCAACTATCCAACAGTTAGAAGCACCTTATAATAGTAAGTCaagttttttgtttccaaaatcaTACTGTATATAtcagtgctgttttctttcacttttgtttGTGGAAAAGCTGCTTCAGATGCTTCAGTCCTTAGTGGAGCTTTGTGAGTGGTTGTGTATAGACTGGGATATTGCATTTTATACTCATGGTTCACATTTGGTGGAGTTCATTGTCTGGTAAAGAAATACCACTACCAGGATTCATAAAAGATGGATTGTTACAGTAGTGCTAATTCATGTGCAGCTTTTAAGGTTTGCTATGGCTTCTTGGTGGTTCTCAGCTGTAAAATGTTATTAATCATAAGGttttttgagaggtttttttttaagacttaaACAGACTGTGATGCAAAAAGGCAGTAGGAAGAGTGAGGAGTTACTTCTTGCAAATGGAGACCATTCCACACTTCTCAGAAAAGATTCCAATAAACTGGGAAAAGGTGGAGGGCAGCCATAAAAACAtaattgaagaagaaaatagtgCTGAAAAGAATGCAAATATACTGTCAAGGATTGCAAAATAGTGAACtactgtgcttttaaaaataaaattgagaatTCAGTGCTGCAGTAAGTATTGGCATAATACCAATAATCACAATTCTGTGTCATTACCTTGGGATTTTGCAGTTTCAGAAAAGGTGTTCTTCTTCACTAGAGTAAAAGAAGTTCTGTACAGCTTTTCAGGCAGGATTCAAAACTGCAGTACAGCATGGgtgtttttcagaaaagcagcctCAGGCCTCCTCAGAAGGATGAGTGGGTCAGTAGCAGAGCTGTAGGGCAGGATGTGTTTAGTGGGACTTGACCAGATTGCTGCTGTGAATATGTCCTCAGTACATACGTGCTGCTGAACATGCAGAATAATTTGGAAACTTTATACATTCTTTTAGGTGACACAGTGCTCGTTCACAGGGTTCACAGCTACCTGGAGCGTCATGGGCTGATTAACTTTGGGATCTACAAAAGAGTGAAGCCCCTTCCAAGTAGGAAACTTGTGCATTGTTTCTAATTgaagttttgttcttttgttccATGATTTCTTAGGACAgttttttgattgctttttaGAATTGGagtgctaagaaaaaaaaggctggaaagCCATCTGACTGTTGATGTTAATGTGTTATATTTTGGCATAGAGAAGCCATGTATTTATGTAAATCactttgagaggaaaaaaatcttggcaAATCATCTGTAGATAATTCAGTGACTGTCACTTTTTAATGAGTTATCTTGGTTCTCATTTAAAGTCAGAAACACAATATTGTACTTAGGTCTGTTACATGCTTATCTGATTCTTGAATTTTGCAAGTGAACTTCTCTGccctttttaagttttattcttctggggcagaaataaataaaactatgaTACTTTGTCCCCAGTAATTAATATGAATTGCATTCTTCTTCAGACAGTTGTCTGGAagcattttttctcctgttttcttccttgtccCAGATGTACTGCTAGTGTATTTTCCTTGTACCTGTCTCAGTGTTACATTCAGAATTACTTTTCCATCATTATATCAAATTACAGTTCTCTTTTTGTTAAAGAGTTTGTTTAATCAGAAGTAGTCGTGaaaagaaagctgctttttgttCTTAGTATCTCTTAAATGCAACTCTTACGTGACTGTTTGCAATTTAGTACTGCACATATGAAGGACTACTGTAGCTGATTTTTCTCTATCTTTAGCCAAGAAGACAGGAAAGGTGATCATTATTGGTTCTGGAGTCTCTGGGTTGGCAGCAGCTCGCCAGTTGCAGAGTTTTGGAATGGATGTCACAGTTCTGGAAGCCAGAGTATGAATTTTTGTGCTATTTTACTTCTGTGTGGCAACTTAACCAGTAAACCTGTTCAGTACTAGGACAGGTCTGTGTCAGTCAGGATGAATTGCTGATACTGAACCAGCCTCACAAGGAACTGAGCAGATCTGTTCTTGATGGGAGCTGTCTGATGCTttctcagagctgggctggataCTCAGGTGTTAGTGCTGTGTACTTGCACCAGGAACAACCTTTAAGGTGTGCTTACACCTTAAAATGACCTTCTTTCATGATTAGAAATTGGTTTTTCATCAGCAGAATGCAAGTCCAGAATGCTAGACTAAAGGGAAGACTAAACAGAATTTCAGGAGTGTATTATTAAGAGTTTGTTAAACTGTGGGAGAGAGTAAGAAAAGCATTGGAAGTTATAGCTGTGTATTGACAGTCTACAAAGttacagatattaaaaaaatatatataaagctAAAAGTCTTTAGGCAtcagggggaggaggaaatCTAGTGCATAACTAAATTTGTGTGTGGGCAGTTGAAGGGATTGGCTTTGGAATCACAGTGGATCCTGCTGTAAAAATAGTGAAATCTGCCCAAATATGATTaggcatcttttttttctatttctttcctttttttcttctcctgtttttaaatgctagttaaacattttattccttAACTTAGGCAAATTAATTGtgattgaattttttttttgaaaagtgtACATTCTGTTTATTAACCCTTCAGTTAAGAGAATACTTGCACCATGTTTTGTAGGTGTTTCAGTGattatatttcagtatatttcaGTGAGATGTCTTACTGAATGTAATTGGAGGTTTAATATCTTGTGCTTTTGACAGGACAGAGTAGGAGGACGAGTTGCCACCTTTCGCAAAGGGAATTATGTTGCTGATCTGGGAGCAATGGTGGTAACAGGACTGGGTGagtttttcaaaatcaaaaagaCCGGGGAGGAAAACTGAGGGGCAAAATGCTGTAAATGTGAAACcttaatgctgttttctttcatggCCAAAATAATTGGGTACTTTTAACTCTTAAAAAAGTGTGTGTTCTTATTCAGCCTTTTTAGCAGTTAGTAGTTTTCATAAATAACAAAGTTACATATGATGGGTGAGACCTTAAAGAGACAGAATGTATTATTTCAGTTTACATGGAGAAAcaagggaggaggggaaatgcAGAGCCATTCTAAAGAGAAAGCCCTTCTTCAGAGTTTAAACCCCAAAAGTACTTTCTTCACTGATTTCAAAAACAGTtgtaaaaataatggaaaacaagccaaatttcttcttatttattactgttttatGGGATGGCAGTTATTGACACGGTTACTCTGCTAAGAAGATGGGCAAGTGTTTAGTGTGGAATATCCTTCAGCAATGCAGTGAAATGATAAAATGCTGTAAAACCTATAATGAACCCCCATTTTTACTGACAGCCTTAATTTGGTGTCTGTCTCATGATTAGTCTTAGTAAATTGCATACAGAAACTGGTTCCAGACAAAGTACTGAACGTGCACAGTCAtggaaaaacagatttcagtttGCCTATTGAAAgactgtaatatttttatgtttaattcatagaaccatggaatcttaagggctggaagggacatgaaagatcatctagtcccaatCACccttgccatggacagggacacctcccactagatCAGGTTACTCAAGGCTTTGTTCGACTTGGTcttgagcactgccagggttggggcatccacaacctccTTGAGCAAGTTGTTCCAGTATCCCACCATCCACACAGGAAAGTACTTCCTAATAATCCAGCCTAAATTTCCCCTCATTCAGTTTATACCCATTACCCCTTGTCATATCAATACTGTTTCTGATGAGAAGGCCCTCTCTGGCTTCTCTGTAGGaccccttcagatactggaagtAGGTATTTggtgggtgggttttttccatgtCCTCATTGCAGGAATCACTGTGAAGTGCAGACCTTTGGCAGTGTTACACCAGGTCACTGGAATGCATACACTGGAGTTAGTGTTTTAGTCTCTGAAATTGCTTCAACTGTGGAGTTTTTGTTTAATTGCAGACAAATTTTACAGAAttctctgttaaaataaaagtgttaTATAAaattctctgttaaaaaaaagtgttatataaaatcttttccaggaggaaatcCCATGGCTGTGGTCAGCAAACAAGTAAATATGGAACTGGCAAAGATCAAACAAAAATGTCCACTTTATGAAGCGAATGGACAAGCTGTAAGTCTGATCCTGTTTCCATGAACCTTCTAAAAAAGAGTATCTCAAGTGTGTTTGTTACCAGGCTACTGGCCTAGCCTAAGATGGCTTCtagagagagggaagaaggaaggtgTGTGTCCCTTTTGAGGCAATTTAGTCATTTTGTAGCATACCTGCACATACACTTCTCTTTCCAAATGAGTTTTTACCTTTGCATTTCAGAGGTTTTGTGGAAGCCAagtttctctctcctttgtTTAAGCCATGCGCGGTTTAACAGATGTGAGGTTTGCTCTTTGCATCACTTGAGCTCTCATCATGTAACAGGTATTTTCACACTGGCAGCACTCACTGTTTAACTGAGTATCATCAGTACAGTTAAATACCACCATTCCATACATGTCCTGCAGTGTTTCTGTCATCCTAGAAAAGCTGCATTGGTAGTTCTTACTCACAGTGACCATTCCAGAGGATAAATTACTGTCTGTCCACTTCACTGGGCTATTGCCAAGCCTTCTAAAGCCTTGTGATTGTGTAGAGCCATCCTACTGTCAGTCTTTTGGCAAGCTTCTGTAGCTTTGATGAACACACCTTATTTTCCAGTAAGGAAATCTTATGAGCCCATAAGGcagtttagttttctcttgcaaGAGAGATCTGTTGTCATCGTGGTTTCACTGCTCTTGTGCCCATCCTGGCAAAGTGTGACATTATGTTGTACAGACCTTGGTGTCTGACCATTTGAGAGAGCTAAggatatgaattttttttttcccaagggcTATTCTCAGCAGCTGTAGTATTTATGAATGGGTTAAGaacagtgctttttcttttgcctccTAGGTTCCCAAAGAGAAAGATGAAATGGTGGAGCAAGAATTTAATCGTCTGCTAGAAGCCACATCCTATCTCAGTCATCAGCTGGATTTTAATGTTCTCAATAATAAGCCTGTCTCCCTAGGCCAGGCTCTGGAGGTTGTCATACAGTAAGTACTTCTCTCCTTTTGGTAGACTTTCCTATTTTGTGGATAAATTTCCAAAAGATACCTGAAACAATTAGGGTGCTCCTAGAGGTAAGCTTTAACGTCTTAATATAGCTGCTTGATCTCATAGATGGTTAAAGGAGCAAACCTCTCTTGCTGAAAGTTTCCTGAAAATCATTGCTACAAGTGACTCAGTGTGATTGGTGTCCACCCATACAGAGCACTGACACTACTTGAAAGCTAGTGGCAATTGTAATGGCCTTTCATAGCAGAAGGTAACTTCACACTGTTTTAGCTAGGCATGTATCCCTTATTTACAGAAAGTTGCATTAATTTTCCAGTTGCCATACAAGTATTTACTAAAATATCCCATGACATGTGGTTTTATTGCATTCCACTAATTAGATTGTGATAATAAATTTTCTCATTAACACAAGGATTTTATGTTGAGCTCTCTCTTTTCAACTTTTCCAGATTGCAGGAGAAGCATGTGAAGGATGAGCAGATtgagcactggaaaaaaattgtgaaaacaCAGGAGGAATTGAAAGATCTTCTTAACAAGGTCAGATGATGACATCTAGAACAAGGTGATAAGCATTGTGTTCCTCAGAAAGTGgcaaaacatacaaaaatggccaaagaaaaatgtcagaaaattgCTATTAATGCTgttcttaaaatatcttttggCTTAAGACCTACTTAGAAGCTCTGTTAGGACAAAGGTGTCTCCTGcttgaggaggagaaaaattgATTAGGCAGAAAACCATAAAATCGAatatgggaaaagaaaggaagaggacaGGCATGATAAACAGTGATGTTTCATAGCCTCCTTTAGAGACACTGGTACTGGCTGAGGCTTTTGGGGGCTGTTTAGAAATGTTGACTGTCTTCATTACATGTCTGATTTGTAGTACAGACACAGTGGTTTAGGACTACTTCCATTATTTTTGCTTGTGGTAAATGGACATTTTTTCTATGGAAATTTCTCAAATTAAAAACACTTGTGGACTGCTCTCAAATTACTTCCAACATAGTAAGAAATCAATGATGTTTGAGGTGAATATCCACTTTACACAGTAACTTGTTGAAATCTGCCtttcatagttttttttttaacatttcttccttttcctgctctatCTTTAAAGATGGTGAATTTAAAAGAGAAGATTAAAGAACTTCATCAGCAGTATAAGGAAGCATCAGAAGTGAAGCCACCTCGGGATATTACAGCAGAGTTCCTTGTGAAAAGCAAGCACAGAGATCTGACTGCACTTTGCAAGGTAAAGTATCACATACATACAGTATGTCAGTCTTTGCTCAGGACTTCAGCAGCCAAAAATCAGCCAATTaaccaaatttttaaaaaaaaacaaaaaaaacttgATTTAGTTTCCACTAAATCcattaagtgatttttttctagtgATTTCTCGAGGCTAGGTCCAGTCTGATCCTACATGATGTCTTCAAGTTCTTTTAGATGTAAACTGGTTTTAATGTTAGTTTTTAATCTTCATAGGAGTATGATGAATTGGCAGAAACACAAGggaagctggaagagaaatTACAAGAACTTGAAGCCAATCCACCAAGgtaaaaatacaaactaaaaGGATAAATACTTAGGAAAGCAGTTTTTACTACCTTTTTCCTGAGTTTCAAAAATGCTATGGTATGATTTTATTATGGGAACTCAAGGGTACAAAGGTACAGACACAGAATTTGAGTTCTCTCAGCTTTAGAACTCACCTTCCTCATATTTAGAGGTGACCCAAACAGAAAAGGTGGTTCTGAGCTTGGGTGATTCTGTAGAAATCCTGGCAGTAACCTGATCTCAAAAGGCATTTGagcttttaaatacctttttgaGGTTTTAAATATCAGTAATGATAGTATACAATCCTACTTATATTGGTAGAATATGAATATTCTTTGCAGTTTTActaggttttttgttgttgtcctTATGCATGCTACTTAAGCCATTATTCATGtaacctttttatttctgaagtttttagCTTCTCTTTGAGTATTTTGCATGAactctgctttaaaaacttgaatttgctgtgttttgttacTCAGCTTATATGAGAGAGGTCTGGATGTTTGAAACAGAAtctgtgttgttttttaatgttgttaTTTCTGGACTAAAGAGAGACTCAAAAATTActtgtgaagaaattttcagaaGCAATGCATTTACAATATCCTGTTCTAAGAAACTAAATGTCTTTGTgttaaatttgtgttttctaGTGATGTTTATTTGTCATCCAGAGACAGGCAAATACTTGACTGGCATTTTGCAAATCTAGAATTTGCTAATGCTACACCTCTTTCTACACTTTCACTGAAGCACTGGGACCAGGTAGGTAGTCAGTACTCAACAATTCACTAAAATCTTGAACtgtgtttatttccttctcatGAAAGTTTGCCATTGTTAAGAATTTTTAACTGTTTAGTGTGTCTGCTTTTGTGCAGGTACTGAATTCTTAAGCGATTATTATTTGATGATGAAATTCCAGACGGCTTTTTGTTAGTGCCAAAACAATCTCTAACAGTACTGTCAGCTGAAAGTTTCCATACTTAATACTTGATCAGAAAGAATTCCAATTTATTtgattctgttaaaaaaaggttttgaaatattttttgccattGTGTTGttgattattttctgttgacTTAGGGGACTTCATTATGAAAGCATGCTTTTTTGTGCCTCTTCATTTTAGGATGATGACTTTGAATTCACAGGCAGTCACTTGACTGTGAGGAATGGATATTCCTGTGTGCCAGTGGCCTTAGCAGAAGGGTTGGATATTAAATTAAACACGGCAGTTCGACAGGTTCGCTACACAGCATCAGGTACCCGGAACCCCCAGGAAACTTCTTTGAGGGAGTATGAGCACAGAAAGTAGATTTCAGTGCTTCTGGAAGTAGATGTGAGGACTGATAATTGTAAAACCCCTCCCTTTACGTGTTTGGAGTTAGATAAACAGCCACATTTCTTACTGGGATTGTGTGAGTAGTTGCTAGAGATTTACTAATCTTGAATGGTTTTTCGATTATTTCTGTGACTCATTTGACAGAGTCTTTTTCAGTTGTATTTACTGATTGTTCACATttattctcttatttatttacttcGTTCATTTGGAGTAAGGGGTCTGGGACTGCTTTAAGGCTTGGTGCCAAAGGATGTGGTATTTGAAGGATAAATGAATGTAATGGAAGGAATGTATCTCTTTGTTGTTCTTGAAAACATTGGTCTTGGGAAAGTGTCAGCTGGGAGAGCAATGTAATGAGAGGCTAACTTTCTACTTACTgtttatttatagatatatttaaataatatttactgGCCTGGATGGACCTTTATGCTTATTCCAGTAAGGCCATTTTCAAGTGCTACCTTAATTGTGTTTTCTGGAATAGAGCTAAATGGCCAGTAACAACTTGCCTACAAGTTAAGTACTGTTAGCTGTCTCTATAAACAAATTACTTGCTGATGTGGTTAtagtaatttctttaatttttaatccaaTGCTCTTACCTCATGGcctattaaactgtttttcttttccctttccaggcTGTGAAGTGATAGCTGTAAATACCCGATCTACCAGCCAGACCTTCATTTATAAGTgtgatgctgtgctgtgcactCTGCCCCTGGGAGTGCTGAaacagcagcctccagcagttcAGTTTGTGCCACCTCT
Above is a window of Parus major isolate Abel chromosome 23, Parus_major1.1, whole genome shotgun sequence DNA encoding:
- the KDM1A gene encoding lysine-specific histone demethylase 1A is translated as SDSGGASERTPRKKEPPRASPPGGVSEPSAVGAAPAPGAETTGIAETPEGRRTSRRKRAKVEYREMDESLANLSEDEYYSEEERNAKAEKEKKLPPPPPPAPAEEENESEPEEPSGQAGGLQDDSSGGYGDGQASGVEGAAFQSRLPHDRMTSQEAACFPDIISGPQQTQKVFLYIRNRTLQLWLDNPKIQLTFEATIQQLEAPYNSDTVLVHRVHSYLERHGLINFGIYKRVKPLPTKKTGKVIIIGSGVSGLAAARQLQSFGMDVTVLEARDRVGGRVATFRKGNYVADLGAMVVTGLGGNPMAVVSKQVNMELAKIKQKCPLYEANGQAVPKEKDEMVEQEFNRLLEATSYLSHQLDFNVLNNKPVSLGQALEVVIQLQEKHVKDEQIEHWKKIVKTQEELKDLLNKMVNLKEKIKELHQQYKEASEVKPPRDITAEFLVKSKHRDLTALCKEYDELAETQGKLEEKLQELEANPPSDVYLSSRDRQILDWHFANLEFANATPLSTLSLKHWDQDDDFEFTGSHLTVRNGYSCVPVALAEGLDIKLNTAVRQVRYTASGCEVIAVNTRSTSQTFIYKCDAVLCTLPLGVLKQQPPAVQFVPPLPEWKTSAVQRMGFGNLNKVVLCFDRVFWDPSVNLFGHVGSTTASRGELFLFWNLYKAPILLALVAGEAAGIMENISDDVIVGRCLAILKGIFGSSAVPQPKETVVSRWRADPWARGSYSYVAAGSSGNDYDLMAQPITPGPAIPGAPQPIPRLFFAGEHTIRNYPATVHGALLSGLREAGRIADQFLGAMYTLPRQPTPGVPPQQAASL